One bacterium DNA segment encodes these proteins:
- the prfB gene encoding peptide chain release factor 2 (programmed frameshift) — protein sequence MKEYLERIDECLSRLETLRRVFDSASLEKELAELTARQAEPEFWNDQDEAKQVLRRVKSIRQWTGPLSAATVKAEELQLLAEMMREEGEEDAGGEIAGGVDELEKAISRIDDQFLLSGDDDERGAVIEIHPGAGGTESQDWAQMLLRMYNRYLERSDWKVETLDLQAGEEAGIKSAVLEVDEPFAYGYLKSESGVHRLVRISPFDSQARRHTSFASVFVYPLVSDDVEVEIDPNDLRIDTYRAQGAGGQHVNKTDSAIRITHEPTGIVVQCQSERSQHRNRESAMTMLRAKLYQKIMLERQKERDAIEAEKMEIAWGSQIRSYVLQPYTKVKDHRTEHETGNAVAVLDGDLDEFVEAYLRWMGARKKGT from the exons GTGAAGGAATACCTCGAACGCATCGACGAATGCCTGTCCCGCCTCGAAACCCTC AGGAGGGTCTTTGACTCGGCCTCGCTCGAGAAGGAGCTGGCCGAGCTGACCGCGCGCCAGGCCGAACCCGAGTTCTGGAACGATCAGGACGAGGCCAAGCAGGTGCTGCGGCGGGTGAAGTCGATCCGGCAGTGGACGGGTCCCCTGTCCGCGGCGACGGTGAAGGCGGAGGAGCTGCAGCTGCTGGCCGAGATGATGCGGGAAGAGGGCGAGGAAGACGCCGGGGGCGAGATCGCCGGCGGCGTCGACGAACTCGAGAAGGCCATTTCCCGCATCGACGACCAGTTCCTGCTCAGCGGGGACGACGACGAGCGCGGGGCCGTGATCGAGATCCATCCGGGCGCCGGCGGCACCGAGAGCCAGGACTGGGCCCAGATGCTCCTGCGCATGTACAACCGCTACCTCGAGCGGAGCGACTGGAAGGTCGAGACCCTCGACCTGCAGGCGGGCGAGGAGGCCGGCATCAAGAGCGCGGTGCTCGAGGTGGACGAGCCGTTCGCCTACGGCTACCTGAAGAGCGAGTCGGGCGTGCACCGGCTGGTGCGCATCTCGCCGTTCGACTCCCAGGCCCGGCGGCACACCTCGTTCGCGTCGGTGTTCGTCTACCCGCTGGTGAGCGACGACGTCGAGGTCGAGATCGACCCGAACGACCTGCGCATCGACACCTACCGGGCGCAGGGCGCCGGCGGCCAGCACGTCAACAAGACCGACAGCGCCATCCGCATCACCCACGAGCCCACGGGCATCGTTGTGCAGTGCCAGAGCGAGCGCAGCCAGCACCGCAACCGGGAAAGCGCCATGACGATGTTGCGGGCCAAGCTGTACCAGAAGATCATGCTCGAGCGGCAGAAGGAACGCGACGCCATCGAGGCCGAGAAGATGGAGATCGCCTGGGGCTCGCAGATCCGCAGCTACGTGCTGCAGCCGTACACGAAGGTGAAGGACCACCGCACCGAACACGAGACGGGCAACGCCGTCGCCGTGCTGGACGGCGACCTGGACGAGTTCGTCGAGGCCTATCTGCGCTGGATGGGCGCCCGCAAGAAGGGCACCTGA